A segment of the Lolium perenne isolate Kyuss_39 chromosome 3, Kyuss_2.0, whole genome shotgun sequence genome:
CGGTCAAACCCGACCCGATTGCCAGCCTTACTTGTCAGAATGATTCCGCCaagctataccagcttcggggactaatgttggagcAGTGGCGGCGCCAGGAAATGTTGCCTGGGTATTCCGCCCAAAAAATTTTTTTTGCTCTAAATGTGGTATATGAATCAAACACCACAATACTATCAAAATATGAATAAAACAACACTAGCATGATAACAATAGCAATATTTCAATTTATAAGGCCATAACGACATGAATACATAGGTACCTTTTGATTGATAAAGTGATGATGTTCCATCTTACATTATAACTTTGCGCTTGCCTTTCTTGAAGAGATTGATGACATCCTCATCCTTTACTTGCCTGAAGAAATCTCTCTCAACAAATGTAACCATACAATAGTTCAAATAGTTATCACCCATTTTGTTCCTTAGCTTATTCTTCAAATAGCTCATTGAAGAGAACATCCTTTCAACACTAACAGTGGCTACTGGTAGAATCAATACCAACTTCAGAAGCTTGTAAACAATATGATATTGTTCATGCTTCTTTGTCTTGACAAGCATAACTGATAGCTCAGACAaatttttcaagttttgaaatctttCATCTCTACGCAAATTAGCAACATACATATTTAGTTGCCATGGAAGCCTTGCTAGTTCATCTCTTGTAAAATCAGAAGCATACAACTTTGTAGCAAGCTTAACCAACTTCTCTTGATCATAAGCAGCAAATAGATGAAGTGGACTAAATGATGCCATGCAAATAAGTAGCTCTGTGTTTACCTCATCAAATCTGCCATTCAGCTCACCGATTTGCCTATCAATGACAGACACAAACATATCTACCTTGAAGCGGTGGTAATTGATCACACCATTGCATACACCCCTTCTAGGCCAGCCAACGGGGAAGTAAGGACC
Coding sequences within it:
- the LOC127340257 gene encoding uncharacterized protein, whose amino-acid sequence is MQPVAAVGDSPAPAEGGGAPAPPPVRAAPSPSQRRAAKVTSFCTKHKIKVVDMEGPYFPVGWPRRGVCNGVINYHRFKVDMFVSVIDRQIGELNGRFDEVNTELLICMASFSPLHLFAAYDQEKLVKLATKLYASDFTRDELARLPWQLNMYVANLRRDERFQNLKNLSELSVMLVKTKKHEQYHIVYKLLKLVLILPVATVSVERMFSSMSYLKNKLRNKMGDNYLNYCMVTFVERDFFRQVKDEDVINLFKKGKRKVIM